The bacterium nucleotide sequence CAATTCTTTCTTCTCTTCGCAGGAAAACCTCTTTTTTCTCTTTGTCCAATCGTTAACCGAGTATTCAAGGAATAAATTATGGAAATGAGAGCAAAAATAACAGTTAAGGGCATTGTTCAAGGAGTCGGTTTTCGTCCCTTTATTCACCGATTAGCCGAAGAGTTCGGACTTAGAGGCTGGGTGAAAAATACCCCAGCTGGGGTGGTTATGGAAGTGGAAGGTGGGAGGAGAAATGTAAGGGAATTTTACGATGAGATTACTTTACGGAAACTTCCTCCAGCTCAGATAAAAGAGAAGAAGATAGTCTATCAGGCTCCTCGCGGCTCTCGGTCTTTCACTATCAGGGAAAGCACTTCCCGTCAAAAAAAGGAAGTACTCATTTCCCCAGATATAGCCTTTTGCCAGGAGTGTCTTAAAGAATTGAAAGACAGTTCTGACCGCCGGCATCAGTATCCTTTCATCAATTGTACCAATTGTGGACCAAGATTTACTATAATCAAAGATTTGCCTTATGACCGTCCTCTTACTACGATGAAAAAATTCCACATGTGCCCTATATGTCAGAATGAGTATGAGGATATATCCCGGAGACGGTACCATGCCCAGCCCAATGCCTGTCCCCAGTGCGGCCCAGAGATAGGACTTATAAAAAGCAAAAAACCTGGAAGGAAGTCAATTGGCTCTGAATATTACCTTAAAGGTCTGGAGGCACTTGAGGCTACTATTGAACTTCTAAAAAAAGGGAAGATTGTGGCAATCAAAGGACTGGGCGGGTTCCATTTGGCCTGCGACGCTACAAATGGTTTTGCCGTAGAGAGACTTCGCCAAAGGAAAGTACGCCCATATAAGCCTTTTGCTATTATGGTTCCAGATATAGAGACGGCGAAGAAATACTGTTTAGTCTCTCAACAAGAGGAGGAGTTACTTTCCGATTGGCAGAAACCCGTTATCCTTCTTAAAAAGAGAGAAGACTCAAAAATCTCTGATTTAGTGGCTCCCAATAACAACTGTCTGGGAGTGATGTTTCCTTATACTCCATTACATTATCTATTGTTTCGTAGCGTTTCTTCTTCTCCTTCCGCTCTGGTGATGACCAGCGCCAATCTCTCAGACCAGCCAATCGAAATTAGTAACCAGGAGGCAATAAATAACCTTTCCCATATTGCAGACTACTTCCTTCTCCATAATCGGGATATCTATAATAGATGTGATGATTCGATTGTGAAAGTATTCTCAGGGGATCCTGTTGTTATCCGTAGAGCCAGGGGCTATGTTCCTTCTCCGGTCGAATTAGACTATAAAGTAGAATCTATACTGGCATGTGGTGCTGAATTAAAAAATACCTTCTGTTTGACCAAAGAGAACTATGCATTTATTAGTCAGTACATAGGGGATCTAAAAGATTATAAAACTCTACAGTACTATGAACAGATGGTCGGGCGGTTTGAGAAACTGTTTGGCATCAGTCCAAAAATAATTGCCCATGATTTCCATCCAGATTATCTTTCTACCCAATACGCCCTGGACATTACCCGTGGAAAGCCTAAAATTATGCGCATTCCAGTTCAGCACCACCACGCGCACATTGTCAGCTGTTTAGTAGAAAACAAGGTGAAAGGAAAAGTTATCGGTGTGGCCTTTGATGGAATTGGCTATGGTCCAGATGGAAATATCTGGGGAGGAGAGTTTTTAGTTGCCGATTGCAGGGATTTCCGGAGAATTGGTCAATTGAAGTATCTTCCCATGCCTGGGGGAGACAGGGCGGTTGATGAGCCCTGGAGAATGGCCGTAAGCCTTCTGGTGGAGGCTTTTGGTAACAGAATTCCCCGTATAGATTTTACAGATAGGTGGAAAAAGAAAATACCAATCATTCTGGGAATGATAGAAAAGAGAGTAAATTCTCCTTTGACTTCAAGTATGGGGAGATTTTTTGATGGGGTTTCTTCTATTCTGGGGATATGTGATGCTAATACTTATGAAGGCCAGGCGGCGCTGGAACTGGAAAGTGTGGCTCAAGACCTATGTAGTTCTTCTGAGAATTTGCTAACTCAAAAGTATAGATATGAAATAAAAGAGGAGAAAGGAACATTCATCGTTGAGCCGGCGTGGATTGTGAGAGGGATTGTTGAAGATTTGCAAAAGAGGGTTCCTGCATCAGTTATCACATATAAATTCCACAATTCGATTGCCGATATAATAAAGGAAGTTAGCTTAAAAATCAAGGAAAGGACAGGCATTGGTAGAGTGGCCCTCTCGGGCGGTGTCTTTCAGAATAGATTACTTTTAGACCTTGCTCTCAGGAAATTGACAGAGCAAGGATTCATATGTTATTATCAGAAGAAAGTACCTCCTAACGACGGAGGAATTTCTCTGGGTCAGGCAATAATAGCTAACGAAATAATTAAAAAACAAATGTAGAAAAGTCTGGAGTCCTCCCGAAAGGGAGGATGGAGTGTCAAGCGAAAGCTTGACCCAGTGAAACTTTCGTTTCACACTCCAGAATTTAATCACCTTGCACCTTGCTTTCGCAAGGACTCCATATCACAAACTATCTTTTAATTGTGAGGAGTAGTGGAACAAGGATTTGAAAAATGTGTCTGGCTATTCCGGCAAAGATATTAAAAATAGAAGATAATTTAGCTCAGGTAGATATGGCAGGAGTGAAGAGACAAGCCGATATACGCATGGTAAGTAATGTGAGAGTCGGAGAATACATTTTAATCCATGCTGGATTTGCTATTGAAAAGATTGGAGAGAAAGAAGCAGAGGAAACTCTACAGCTCTTAAGGGAGATAATATGAAGTTTGTTGATGAGTTTAGAGACAGAGCTATAGCAGAAAGGATAGTTAAAAAGATAAAAAGATTCGACTCCTTAAAAGTCAACCTTATGGAAGTCTGTGGTACCCATACAATGGTGATATTCAAGCAGGGACTGAAAGGAATACTTCCCAAGAATGTAAATCTCCTGTCAGGTCCTGGCTGTCCGGTTTG carries:
- the hypF gene encoding carbamoyltransferase HypF, which encodes MEMRAKITVKGIVQGVGFRPFIHRLAEEFGLRGWVKNTPAGVVMEVEGGRRNVREFYDEITLRKLPPAQIKEKKIVYQAPRGSRSFTIRESTSRQKKEVLISPDIAFCQECLKELKDSSDRRHQYPFINCTNCGPRFTIIKDLPYDRPLTTMKKFHMCPICQNEYEDISRRRYHAQPNACPQCGPEIGLIKSKKPGRKSIGSEYYLKGLEALEATIELLKKGKIVAIKGLGGFHLACDATNGFAVERLRQRKVRPYKPFAIMVPDIETAKKYCLVSQQEEELLSDWQKPVILLKKREDSKISDLVAPNNNCLGVMFPYTPLHYLLFRSVSSSPSALVMTSANLSDQPIEISNQEAINNLSHIADYFLLHNRDIYNRCDDSIVKVFSGDPVVIRRARGYVPSPVELDYKVESILACGAELKNTFCLTKENYAFISQYIGDLKDYKTLQYYEQMVGRFEKLFGISPKIIAHDFHPDYLSTQYALDITRGKPKIMRIPVQHHHAHIVSCLVENKVKGKVIGVAFDGIGYGPDGNIWGGEFLVADCRDFRRIGQLKYLPMPGGDRAVDEPWRMAVSLLVEAFGNRIPRIDFTDRWKKKIPIILGMIEKRVNSPLTSSMGRFFDGVSSILGICDANTYEGQAALELESVAQDLCSSSENLLTQKYRYEIKEEKGTFIVEPAWIVRGIVEDLQKRVPASVITYKFHNSIADIIKEVSLKIKERTGIGRVALSGGVFQNRLLLDLALRKLTEQGFICYYQKKVPPNDGGISLGQAIIANEIIKKQM
- a CDS encoding HypC/HybG/HupF family hydrogenase formation chaperone; amino-acid sequence: MCLAIPAKILKIEDNLAQVDMAGVKRQADIRMVSNVRVGEYILIHAGFAIEKIGEKEAEETLQLLREII